A window of Pyrus communis chromosome 3, drPyrComm1.1, whole genome shotgun sequence genomic DNA:
TCATATTCTTATGatgttttgataattattttagtgaaattttgatactttaatttttaatttaggacttatgattttttttttgttgtgagcAACAAatgatcaaacggatgaattttggagtgattcttATTGACGGATGTTTGTGAGTCCTTCAACTGGTTTGTGTTgaagtttcagatttttctaccttTAACTTATGGCGAGGAAATAAAGAACTAGCGTGCGGTGCTGACAAAGTGGCGTTTTGAGTTTATTGGGGCTTTTTGGCCTCCAAAAATAGTGTTTTTTGGGTTCAGGTCTTTCTGCAAATATGTTCAGGACATCTAAAGCTTTAAAAAGAGCCATCTGGGGCCTATTTTGAAGCTGATTTAGGGCATGGACGTGGTTGTTTGGTTGCTGGCAGATTTTATCAACTAGGGattttgtttcctagtttctccttatgtttttttgtttcctagtttctcctaatttgttttgtttcctagtttttagaataCCTTTTTCTAAGAAGAATATAaattgtagtagtataaataaagggGCCGGCCTAGGAATTCTCTTCACAACTTAGGATTGCCGAAGCTCTGGCAAATTGAAGACTTAATTGTGTTTCACTCTTTTTCTATTTGAATAAAATTCCGTTGTATTTTGATTATGAATATGCATAACTAACTCTCTTTTGTTAGGGCGAAGCCATGaaccttagcatgaatatgtagtctttatttaattgcttatgatataattatgcatgcatattttgaattaATAATCATTGTGTTTAAGCTGTCTTTATATcataatgcttagctaccattagagTGTTTGGATAAGTAATCGGATACAATTTCTGTTGGAATCTCACTGTGAAATTGAGGACTACTTCTTGTCATTGATAATTGTAAGTGCACTTAGGGTGAAAGTcacatcttaagggttgcatgatttttcgaatggttttcacaaagcgtaatgagtcatgcattcACATTTAATCTGAATGTCACAGATgcattgcatgtttgatatatgtTCTATCTTGAATGACACAAGTAGAATATACATTAGGAAAacttaaccttcaaagttgcatgtgtaattttaaagttatgattttgtttttgctaAAGTTAGGTTGACCACCTTCTGGTTTGGGaatttcatttgttttcctTGTGAGAATACACGCCTCCACCAATGTCTATATATAGTGTGCAGTTGCAGAAAGATGAGTGTGCGGGTGCAAAGCCAAGAGCTTGTGCCTACCAACATAGCACCAAAGAGTGCAGGACATGCAGAGAGAAGCTCTCCTATCCGATCAAGCCATGACCAACACAACCGTAAGGATATTCTTAAGAGAAGTCACCAatctttacatttttttaaaaattatgcaACCTCAACATGGTGTTTGGATGTACTTGTTAAGATCCttcaatttacaaaattttcaaagaaaaaaaatttttgGCAAATTTGTTACAGGTTGAATCATTCGGAAGTACAAAAAATCAGAGCGAAATTTTTGGTAGTTCTGGTTTCATACTTCTGAGGGATTCACCTTATAAAAGTCATAGGAAAAAAATTTGTTGCTTTAAATATTCTTTACATTGTAGGATCTTGGCAAATTCAATCCAAACATTATCTTGAGGATGCATAGTTTTCAGAAAATACAATGATACAAGTCTTTGATTCCTCAATTGCTTTTAGAAGCTTTGACGGTGATCTCTCTGCTCTTTTTGGAAGCTCATTATCATCTATAAAGGTTTTAATCCCCTTCTGAACCAAATTGCTATACAAATGGTATGTAAAGTTGTACCGTGTATCTTCACCTTAAAGCTCAAAAATGCATCATATCGCCATGGATAGGTAACATACTCCATATTCTTTGGTGTTGTGGTGATAACATACTGCAGGCTGAAAGAGTTGGGAATGGCATGCGTACTCAACTCATCAACGACTCTCTTCTTGTACGAACATGTTGAGGCTCTTCCTTAACTGGAGTCCTATATTCCTGCTACCTTTGACGGGAATGCAAACTCAAAGGACATGGTGAAAAAACAATTGCTAGTTCAGTGTCAGTTCGAAGGAACGAAAGGTGATTTTGCCTTACCTTGTAATAAAGTTGAAAAGAGTTGGAAGGGTGGATTGGTTGTTCCCTTACTTTTTCTTCTGTGGACTTACCTTCATGCATAAGCTGTATATTCATTGATACGCACATTTATAATTGTAATCTATTTGTCCACATGCTTAGTTCGAGCATCGAAAACAGGATTTGAAAACATGTATGGCTCAGGTATGTTACATTCATGACATTCAAGTTACAGATGAAAATAAGAGGGTTGTCCCTTGTGTGTGCCGTGCTAGTTTTGAGCGTATTAGCAAGATTTTGcatttagttttgttttatttctagGTGTGATGTTTGAAGCTTGCTGTTTGGTTCTGCTTTTGTGTTTCTGTGTTGGTTAGCGCTTTGTGTGTTGCCTCATGTAGAAGAGAAGGAAAGAGTACAATAACAGTCTTACACTCATGAATGGGAAAGTTGTAATTGAGTTGCATTTGTTTGTTCTTTTGGTGGAAAATATGAGTTTCTTTGGTAAAAAACTTTCGGTATTTCATTAGACGAGATTAGCTCCTCAGTAATGGCAAAACGATACGCGGTTACATTATCCGTaaacaaatatattttcaaCAAGCGAGAAAGATGAACTGCGTCTTCAACAAGGTTTCAGGTCACATTTTCATGATTACAAACAATACGACATGCACGCAAAATACAACGAAAGCACGAATTACATGAATTAACGACGCAAAAAGGAACTCGAGAAAATGTAGAAACTCAAAAACACTCCAAATGAATCATGATGGTAAAGCATGGCAGTGAAAGTTTCTACAAGATATAAAGAACAATCGCCCAAACAGGGTAGACGAACAGAATGACTATGCCAACAGTGTTCGATATTCCACCAGCTTTGGTGAAAGCGTCTCTGAACCCACCAGCTGCCCGGATGTGTTCTTGCAGCAAATAACCGGCGATGAGAAGACATATTACCACACCAATCCAGTCGCCTCTCACGGTGTCCGCCAATAAACTAGGAGCAACCACTATAAGAAGAATCAACGCTGCGGGCAACTCCAGCCAGTCTGGAGGTTATAATCATAGTTAGTGACCACAAGCAGTAAACAGAACGTGATTAGGTTAAAGCAAACAACAAATTGTAGGTCATAGACCAATCTTATTTAGTGACCACAAGCATTACCACCATATCAACTGCCGTTGGATGAGTTTAATTTTGTAGACTTGTGTAGAAGACTGATTAATTCAAAGTCATCCGACAGCGATTAATGCTCGCTGCCATTTGCATGGCATAAACTTGGAAGCATAGACATGTTCGATCAGCAGTGGGAATAAATACTATAGTTTACCTGGGAAACGTTTAGGGAAGAAAAGCCGTAAGACAACAGCAACGAGAGCAATCCATTTTCCAATCTCTCCCCTGGAAAAATGAAGATTTTTAGGGAATACAACGAACCAAAAACACCGACAACACGAAATATATAACTTGTACGGTACGTATGTGTAGAAAATAACCTGAAGATGTTGAACAATATTGAAGGAAGGGTAAAGAAAATGTAGGGGATCAATAGCCCTGTAAGAATGTTCGATTTCCAGTTTGTTCGATCCAAGATCAACAGATAGCTACAGTAAACACAGAAACAAATAGCTGAGGTTCGTATATTTTCCCAAATCAGTACAAGTGAAATTAATACGTCACACAAAGCACAACTAAGAACATAAAAACTAAtataatttacattaaaaacttgaaaatttgaatcataaaataacaaaaaacagTGATCTAAACCATTGAAAACCAACGAAAAAGGTCCAATACAGGATCTGAAAAACTGCATCtccaaaaaataacaataacCCAGAAAAATATCAGTTACCATGGATTTAATACCTCAAAGATCATCCAAAAATCCTAACATCCAATCCAAAACAAGGAGAGAGAAGACATACATTGCAGCAAACGAAGCAACCCATTTGAGAAAAGCAGTTCCGAATCCCAAGCTGCCGAGGCGGACGGCGTGGCCGGCGAGCTTCTTAGCAGCAGCGCCGAGCTCTTTGAAATCGCTGCTGATCAAATCGGCAGCATCCGATTcagtcatcatcttcaagtaGCTCTGTTTTTTTGCCATCTGGAGGAACAGAGACA
This region includes:
- the LOC137728017 gene encoding cold-regulated 413 plasma membrane protein 1-like, coding for MAKKQSYLKMMTESDAADLISSDFKELGAAAKKLAGHAVRLGSLGFGTAFLKWVASFAAIYLLILDRTNWKSNILTGLLIPYIFFTLPSILFNIFRGEIGKWIALVAVVLRLFFPKRFPDWLELPAALILLIVVAPSLLADTVRGDWIGVVICLLIAGYLLQEHIRAAGGFRDAFTKAGGISNTVGIVILFVYPVWAIVLYIL